In Streptomyces longhuiensis, the following proteins share a genomic window:
- a CDS encoding alpha-L-fucosidase: protein MTASRRLFLAAAATTAVAASSNSLALAAPAATGTTAAEPHYRIPISATDSPEELVAKASRVRPTKRQIAWQSLEKTAFLHFGVNTFTGLEWGTGDEDPNVFQPTGLDTDQWARALRDGGFKLAILTVKHHDGFVLYPSRYTKHSVASSSWRSGKGDVLRSFADSMRKYGIKVGVYISPADENQYLDGVYANGSKRSARTIPTLVDGDDRAGDDPRTFTLDATDYGAHMLNQLYEVLTEYGPVDEVWFDGAQGRIPPDKVETYDWDSWYAVIRALAPGATMAVRGPDVRWVGNEGGLAREDEWSVVPVKDSGNGSVDYALRYDAPDQGSRDALAQSRSVAQYLQWWPAECDVSIRPGWFYHADQQPKSVDQLADIWFRSVGRNSVLLLNIPPDTDGLLPAADVARLREFRERIDRELPEDLADGGRVRDDGAGTRTVDLRTAQEVDRIRLAEDIRHGQQVEQFVVEAKSGGAWTEVARAGTIGASRVLVLPAPVTAREWRLRITQTRTGPHIARFGLYRSRV, encoded by the coding sequence ATGACCGCCAGCAGACGACTCTTCCTGGCCGCCGCCGCGACCACGGCCGTGGCCGCGTCGAGCAACTCCCTCGCCCTGGCCGCCCCGGCGGCGACCGGCACCACGGCGGCAGAACCCCATTACCGCATCCCCATCAGCGCCACGGACTCCCCGGAGGAACTGGTCGCCAAGGCCTCCCGCGTACGCCCGACGAAGCGTCAGATCGCCTGGCAGAGCCTGGAGAAGACCGCCTTCCTGCACTTCGGCGTGAACACTTTCACCGGCCTCGAATGGGGCACCGGCGACGAGGACCCGAACGTCTTCCAGCCGACGGGCCTCGACACCGACCAGTGGGCACGCGCGCTGCGCGACGGCGGCTTCAAGCTCGCCATCCTCACGGTCAAACACCACGACGGCTTCGTCCTCTACCCGTCCCGCTACACCAAGCACAGCGTCGCGTCGAGCAGTTGGCGCAGTGGCAAGGGCGACGTGCTGCGCTCCTTCGCCGACTCCATGCGCAAGTACGGCATCAAGGTCGGCGTCTACATCTCGCCCGCGGACGAGAACCAGTACCTCGACGGCGTCTACGCCAACGGCAGCAAGCGGTCCGCCCGCACCATCCCCACGCTCGTCGACGGCGACGACCGGGCCGGCGACGACCCGCGCACGTTCACCCTCGACGCGACCGACTACGGCGCCCACATGCTCAACCAGCTCTACGAGGTGCTCACCGAGTACGGGCCCGTCGACGAGGTGTGGTTCGACGGCGCGCAGGGCCGCATCCCGCCGGACAAGGTCGAGACGTACGACTGGGACAGCTGGTACGCGGTGATCCGCGCGCTCGCCCCCGGCGCCACCATGGCCGTGCGCGGACCGGACGTGCGCTGGGTCGGCAACGAGGGCGGGCTGGCCCGCGAGGACGAGTGGAGCGTCGTCCCGGTCAAGGACTCGGGCAACGGAAGCGTCGACTACGCACTGCGCTACGACGCGCCGGACCAGGGCAGCCGTGACGCGCTCGCGCAGTCGCGGTCCGTGGCCCAGTACCTCCAGTGGTGGCCCGCCGAGTGCGACGTGTCCATCAGGCCCGGGTGGTTCTACCACGCGGACCAACAGCCCAAGAGCGTCGACCAGTTGGCCGACATCTGGTTCCGGTCCGTGGGCCGTAACTCCGTGCTGCTGCTCAACATCCCGCCGGACACGGACGGCCTGCTGCCCGCGGCGGACGTGGCGCGGCTCAGGGAGTTCCGCGAGCGTATCGACCGCGAACTGCCCGAGGACCTGGCGGACGGCGGCCGGGTACGCGACGACGGCGCGGGCACCCGCACCGTCGACCTGCGCACCGCCCAGGAGGTCGACCGGATCCGGCTCGCCGAGGACATCCGGCACGGGCAGCAGGTGGAGCAGTTCGTCGTCGAGGCGAAGTCCGGCGGCGCCTGGACCGAGGTGGCGCGGGCCGGGACGATCGGCGCGAGCCGCGTCCTGGTCCTGCCGGCGCCGGTGACGGCCCGCGAGTGGCGCCTGCGGATCACGCAGACCCGCACCGGCCCGCACATCGCCCGGTTCGGGCTCTACCGCTCCCGGGTCTGA